A genomic segment from Acyrthosiphon pisum isolate AL4f chromosome A3, pea_aphid_22Mar2018_4r6ur, whole genome shotgun sequence encodes:
- the LOC115034507 gene encoding uncharacterized protein LOC115034507 produces MSKAHDILSNSNKENYQLISQQWQSNVTGSQQSEIINELNLGKNDEFVVDDIIDRLTGIEFFRLLNIEPKKRLEAIIYNYRVFNKTLEDDESFEKLDKLSNDNIQTEVPYEIYIEAVDDESLKLKVGNIRIWSIQGVTNLFQEVNRGVFNGGGLEA; encoded by the exons ATGTCTAAAGCACATGACATCTTATCCAATTCGAATAAAGAAAATTATCAACTAATATCACAACAATGGCAATCAAATGTCACAGGGTCTCAACAGTctgaaattataaatgaattaaatttaggaaaaaatgacgagtttgttgttgatgatattattgataggtTAACAGGCATAGAATTTTTTAG aTTATTGAATATAGAACCGAAAAAACGGTTAGAAGcgataatatataactatagagTGTTCAATAAAACTTTAGAAGATGACGAATCGTTtgaaaaattagataaattaagCAATGACAATATCCAAACAGAAGTTCCATATGAAATATACATCGAAGCAGTAGATGATGAatcattaaaattgaaagtGGGTAATATTAGAATATGGTCTATACAAGGTGTCACCAACCTTTTCCAAGAAGTGAACCGGGGCGTGTTCAATGGAGGGGGGCTAGAGGCTTAA
- the LOC100569374 gene encoding uncharacterized protein LOC100569374 isoform X1 — MTWAGVNKKHYMSELDVNNRVPNPKYMEHYEFELEVLAVNETQGLKEIVKTIIVWAGLTYGFEQDLLQFAFDSACKTTDVFPIPNSQNHLPVIHVEDLARVIHKVISDDQALKYQHIFAVESPINTLKQIITALAKSCDVAPMVVPLNTFMNKYKLKVS; from the exons ATGACTTGGGCAGGCGTCAATAAAAAA CATTATATGAGTGAACTTGATGTGAATAATAGAGTTCCAAATCCGAAATATATGGAACATTATGAATTTGAACTTGAAGTATTAGCTGTGAATGAAACCCAAGGA ttaaaaGAAATtgtgaaaacaataattgtttggGCTGGACTTACATATGGGTTTGAACAAGATTTGTTACAATTCGCGTTTGACTCAGCTTGTAAAACTACCGATGTATTTCCAATACCAAATAGCCAAAATCATTTACCTGTAATACACGTTGAAGACTTAGCTAG GGTGATACATAAAGTAATATCCGATGATCAAGCATTGAAGTATCAACATATTTTTGCTGTTGAAAGtccaataaatacattaaaacaaatcatCACT GCTCTAGCTAAGTCGTGCGATGTAGCTCCAATGGTTGTGCCATTAAATACattcatgaataaatataaactcaAGGTGAGCTAA
- the LOC100569374 gene encoding uncharacterized protein LOC100569374 isoform X2, with protein sequence MDANNDELEDIYLIPLLNERIALFKRGYVLDGYPTTVDQAKMLFRFDDMNVLQSNIDINKLPDLTVNLTQNVEGVILPAEQNSDIHTNTNTNTLKNTSAKRRLLFSEVDIIHSSNSEVAIVSNVVAAKPILKKQIKKTVKY encoded by the exons ATGGATGCCAATAATGATGAATTGGAAGATATTTATCTAATTCC attattgaATGAAAGAATAGCACTTTTTAAACGTGGGTATGTCTTGGATGGATATCCAACGACAGTAGATCAAGCCAAAATGCTATTCCGATTCGATGATATGAATGTACTTCAatcaaatatagatattaataaattgcccg ATTTGACGGTTAATTTAACGCAAAACGTAGAGGGTGTTATTTTACCCGCTGAACAGAACAGTGATATCCATACAAATACAAACACCAATACGCTTAAAAATACAAGTGCAAAAAGACGACTCCTGTTCTCAGAAGTTGACATAATACACTCATCAAATTCTGAAGTCGCCATAGTATCTAATGTAGTTGCAGCTAAACCCattctaaaaaaacaaattaaaaaaaccgtaaaatattaa